From a region of the Tachysurus fulvidraco isolate hzauxx_2018 chromosome 5, HZAU_PFXX_2.0, whole genome shotgun sequence genome:
- the rprmb gene encoding protein reprimo B encodes MNWTAFNDTDGGFHTGSTETFHTCCGTNSGFGRSGAHERGSFAPNVVQVAVMCVLALTVVFGIFFLGCNLLIKSVGMINFLVTDRRYSKDVEVVIVNS; translated from the coding sequence ATGAACTGGACGGCGTTTAACGACACAGACGGAGGTTTCCACACCGGGAGCACGGAGACTTTCCACACGTGCTGCGGCACGAACTCCGGCTTTGGGCGTAGCGGCGCGCACGAGCGCGGCTCCTTCGCCCCGAACGTGGTGCAGGTCGCCGTGATGTGCGTGCTCGCGCTCACCGTCGTCTTCGGCATCTTCTTCTTAGGCTGTAACCTGCTTATAAAATCTGTGGGAATGATCAACTTCCTTGTCACGGATAGAAGATACTCCAAGGACGTCGAGGTGGTTATAGTGAACTCGTAG